Proteins encoded by one window of Bauldia sp.:
- a CDS encoding transporter substrate-binding domain-containing protein produces the protein MRLPRLLIAAAALLAATGLATAKDWTKETIRIGTDATYPPFESQDAAGKIVGFDIEIGNAVCDELKLKCEFQNQDWDGIIPALTSNKIDAILSSMSITPERLQSIDFTDKVYNTPPAIAVPKDSTIASVDPAAFAGKTIGVQSSTTHAAYAEKVYTGAEVKYYKTSDDYKLDLAAGRIDSAMDDIIVLSDWLASPDGDCCKLLGTIKPDPAIHGAGAGIGIRKEDTDLKDLFNKGLAAIRANGKYKEINDKYFKFDAYGG, from the coding sequence ATGCGCTTGCCCCGTCTGTTGATTGCCGCCGCCGCCCTCCTCGCGGCGACCGGCCTCGCCACGGCGAAGGACTGGACCAAAGAGACAATCCGCATCGGCACCGATGCGACCTACCCGCCTTTTGAATCGCAGGATGCGGCCGGCAAGATCGTCGGCTTCGACATCGAAATCGGCAACGCGGTCTGCGACGAGCTGAAGCTGAAGTGCGAGTTCCAGAACCAGGACTGGGACGGCATCATCCCGGCGCTGACCTCGAACAAGATCGACGCGATCCTCTCGTCGATGTCGATCACGCCGGAGCGGCTGCAGTCCATCGACTTCACCGACAAGGTCTACAACACGCCGCCGGCGATCGCCGTGCCGAAGGACAGCACCATCGCGAGCGTCGATCCGGCCGCCTTCGCCGGCAAGACGATCGGCGTGCAGTCGTCGACCACCCACGCCGCCTACGCCGAGAAGGTCTACACCGGCGCCGAGGTCAAATATTACAAGACCTCCGACGACTATAAGCTCGACCTCGCGGCGGGCCGCATCGACTCGGCCATGGACGACATCATCGTGCTGTCGGACTGGCTGGCATCGCCGGACGGCGATTGCTGCAAGCTGCTCGGCACCATCAAGCCCGACCCCGCCATTCACGGTGCCGGCGCCGGCATCGGCATCCGCAAGGAAGACACGGACCTCAAGGACCTGTTCAACAAGGGCCTCGCCGCGATCCGCGCCAACGGCAAGTACAAGGAAATCAACGACAAGTACTTCAAGTTCGATGCTTACGGCGGCTAG
- a CDS encoding TspO/MBR family protein, producing MANTATYHPRSRRQDWAALGAFLVLAALAGGLGSLATTPNIPTWYAALAKPWFNPPNVVFPLVWTALYVLIAVSGWLAWRAPARTGTRALTPYFLQFALNVAWSFAFFAAHSPLAGLVVIALLAVAILWTVAAFWPISRTGALLLLPYLLWVAFATVLNAAIYALN from the coding sequence ATGGCCAATACGGCAACCTATCATCCGCGCTCGCGCCGCCAGGATTGGGCGGCGCTCGGCGCCTTCCTGGTGCTCGCCGCGCTCGCCGGCGGGCTCGGCTCGCTCGCCACCACGCCCAATATCCCGACCTGGTACGCCGCGCTGGCGAAGCCGTGGTTCAACCCGCCGAACGTGGTTTTCCCGCTGGTGTGGACCGCGCTCTATGTCCTCATCGCGGTTTCGGGCTGGCTGGCGTGGCGGGCGCCGGCGCGGACGGGGACGCGGGCGCTCACGCCGTACTTTCTGCAGTTTGCGCTGAACGTCGCGTGGTCGTTCGCGTTCTTCGCGGCGCACAGCCCGCTGGCAGGGCTGGTGGTCATCGCGCTGCTTGCCGTCGCGATCCTGTGGACCGTGGCCGCGTTCTGGCCGATCTCGCGGACGGGTGCGCTGCTGCTATTGCCGTACCTGCTGTGGGTCGCCTTCGCCACGGTGCTCAATGCGGCGATCTATGCGTTGAACTGA
- a CDS encoding Mrp/NBP35 family ATP-binding protein codes for MADIDREAVLARLSGIRGPDDDRDIVRRGMVSDIVIANGRVMFSVTVPAERAAAFEPMREAAETAVKAMPGVTGAMVVLTAEKKGGAGAPAPRPAAPPRPAPPQQPAHSPAPQRQARQPAKAEVPGVGAIIAVASGKGGVGKSTTAVNLALAMKANGLRVGILDADIYGPSMPRLLHLTGRPEAIGGRTLKPMEAYGIPVMSMGFLVEEDTPMIWRGPMVVSALTQMLREVAWGDLDVLVVDMPPGTGDAQLTMAQQVPLAGVVIVSTPQDLALIDARKGLAMFRRVDVPVLGIVENMSYFIAPDTGKRYDIFGHGGAKAEAARLEVPFLGEVPLVMAIRETSDAGTPIVVSEPDGPHAKVYREIAAKAWEGVKASTRRAAPRIVVE; via the coding sequence ATGGCCGACATCGACAGGGAAGCCGTTCTGGCGCGGCTAAGTGGCATCCGCGGGCCGGACGACGACCGCGACATCGTCCGCCGCGGCATGGTGTCCGACATCGTCATCGCCAACGGCCGCGTCATGTTTTCGGTGACCGTCCCGGCCGAGCGCGCCGCCGCCTTCGAGCCCATGCGCGAAGCCGCCGAGACCGCCGTGAAGGCGATGCCCGGCGTCACCGGCGCCATGGTCGTGCTCACCGCCGAGAAGAAGGGCGGCGCCGGCGCTCCGGCTCCCCGCCCGGCCGCGCCGCCGCGGCCAGCGCCGCCGCAGCAGCCGGCGCACAGTCCCGCGCCGCAGCGTCAGGCGCGCCAGCCGGCAAAGGCCGAGGTGCCCGGCGTCGGCGCGATCATCGCGGTGGCGAGCGGCAAAGGTGGCGTCGGCAAATCTACGACCGCCGTCAATCTCGCGCTGGCGATGAAGGCGAACGGTCTGCGCGTCGGCATTCTCGACGCCGACATCTACGGCCCCTCGATGCCGCGCCTGCTCCATCTCACCGGCCGGCCGGAGGCGATCGGCGGCCGCACGCTGAAGCCGATGGAGGCGTACGGCATCCCGGTCATGTCGATGGGCTTCCTCGTCGAGGAGGACACGCCGATGATCTGGCGCGGGCCGATGGTCGTCTCGGCGCTGACCCAGATGCTGCGCGAAGTCGCGTGGGGGGATCTCGACGTGCTCGTCGTCGACATGCCGCCCGGCACCGGCGACGCGCAGTTGACCATGGCGCAGCAGGTGCCCTTAGCCGGCGTGGTGATTGTTTCGACGCCGCAGGATCTGGCGCTGATCGATGCGCGCAAGGGCCTGGCGATGTTCCGCCGCGTCGACGTGCCGGTGCTCGGCATCGTGGAGAACATGAGCTATTTCATCGCGCCCGATACCGGCAAACGCTACGACATCTTCGGCCACGGCGGCGCGAAGGCCGAGGCGGCGCGGCTGGAGGTTCCCTTCCTCGGCGAGGTGCCGCTGGTGATGGCGATCCGCGAGACGTCGGATGCCGGCACGCCGATCGTGGTGTCGGAACCGGACGGGCCGCACGCCAAGGTCTATCGCGAGATCGCGGCGAAGGCGTGGGAAGGTGTAAAGGCGAGCACGCGGCGGGCGGCGCCGCGGATCGTGGTGGAGTAG
- a CDS encoding carbonic anhydrase, translating to MLDNLKAKNRAWAARKISTDADFFKRLERQQAPEYLWIGCSDSRVPANEIVDLDPGELFVHRNVANLAPPQDANYLSVLQFAVDVIKVKHIMVVGHYGCGGVAAAVDGKRRGLVDHWLHPIRECAHDHKAELDAIPEMRVRLDRLCELNVKRQVQNVASDVFVQDAWARGQELHVHGWVYSLATGLINDLDVTVNGPEA from the coding sequence ATGCTCGATAACCTGAAAGCGAAGAACCGGGCGTGGGCGGCGCGCAAGATCTCCACCGACGCGGATTTCTTCAAGCGCCTCGAGCGCCAGCAGGCGCCGGAGTATCTCTGGATCGGCTGCTCGGACAGCCGTGTGCCGGCTAACGAAATCGTCGACCTTGACCCGGGCGAGCTGTTCGTCCACCGCAACGTCGCCAACCTCGCGCCGCCGCAGGACGCGAATTATCTCTCCGTCCTCCAGTTCGCCGTCGACGTCATCAAGGTCAAGCACATCATGGTCGTCGGCCACTACGGCTGTGGCGGTGTTGCTGCCGCGGTTGACGGCAAGCGTCGCGGCCTGGTCGATCACTGGCTGCACCCGATCCGCGAATGCGCCCACGACCACAAGGCCGAGCTCGACGCCATCCCCGAGATGCGCGTGCGCCTCGACCGGCTGTGCGAGCTGAACGTGAAGCGGCAGGTGCAAAACGTCGCGTCGGACGTGTTCGTGCAGGACGCATGGGCGCGCGGGCAGGAGCTCCACGTCCACGGCTGGGTCTATTCGCTGGCGACCGGCCTGATCAACGATCTCGACGTGACGGTGAACGGGCCGGAGGCCTAG